TCATAGAATACCATTTCTAAAGCAAAGACGAAGAGACCAGGACATTCTGTTCTAGGAAGAAGATGCGAGAGGAGTAAAACAGCCTCATGACGACTCGTTGGTTATCATGCTCATGATTGAAGGACTCAATACTAGGAGGATGTTGGTAGACAATGAGAGCTCAATAGATATCATTTATCTCTTTGCCTTCTAGCAGTTAAAAGTAGACCTGAGAAGACTTCGTCCATTTGAATCCCCCTTTGTTAGTTTCAGTAGGGACAAGGTGTATCCGAGGGGAATAGTGAACCTGACAGTCACGGCTGGCTCATACCCCCTCCAGGTAACCAATCAACATAACTTTTTAGTAGTGGACTCGCCATCTTCCTACAATGTGATCATATGAAGGCCTATCCTCAATCGTTGGAAAGCAGCCATCTCCACATATTGCCTAAAGGTGAAGTTCTCAACAGAATGGGGAATTAGGGAAATAAGAGGAAACCAAATGTTGGCGCAAGAATGCTACCAGGCAGTCCTGGCGTCAAaagaaaaccacacatggaTAATTGAAGAAAAGACACCAAAAATTGCGAATAAACTAGAGACAATTGAGTTAGTCAAAGGAGATCCCACAAAGACGACTCAGGTAGGGACGAGTCTGAACCCCCAGACGAAGAAGGAAATCATCAGATTTCTGAAGGAAAACTTGGATGTATTCTTCTAGAGTCATGAAGATATACCTGGCATACTAGCAGACATCATTCAACAATGCTTGAATATGAATCCTAAGAAGAAACCCATCCAGCAGAGAAGAAAAGTCTTCGCTTTTGAATGAAACAAAGTAGTCATGGACGAGGTAAACAAGCTGCTCACTGCTAACTTCATCAGGGAAGTCTATTATCCCGAATGGTTGGTCAATGTCGTTATGGTCAAAAAGGcaaacgggaagtggagaatgtgcgtcgacttcacggatttgaataGCGCCTGCTCGAAGGACAGCTTTCCTCTGCCTAGgattgatcagcttgtggactCCACAATCGGGCACAAGCTTCTTACATTTATGGACGCCTTCTCTGGATACAACCAAATACATATGGTAGAGGAgcatcaagagaagactgcctttATCACCAGCCAGGGGCTCTATTGCTATAGGGTCTTGCCTTTTGggttgaagaacgcaggggccaCATACCAAAGGCTGGTAAACCAGATGTTCAGCAAGCAGATTGGGAGGAACATAGAAGTATATGTGAACGATATGCTCGTCAAAAGCAAGGAAGAGGAGGATCACCTTGACAATCTCAAGGAAACATTCAACACACTCAGGCAATATAGTATGAAGCTGAACCCGACCAAATGCGCCTTTGGGGTCTCTTCTAGAAAATTCATTGGCTTCATGGTATCGCAGAgaggaatagaagcaaatctagaaaaagtaaaagtcATCCTCGAGATGACGATCAAAGAAGTGCAGTCCCTCATTGGAAGGGTGGCAGCCCTCAAAAAGTTCGTCTCCAAAGCAATAGACAAATGCCTTCCTTTCTTCAAGACGTTAAAGCAGGCCTTCGTTTAGACAAACGAGTGTGAAGCAGTATTCTAGGAACTAAAGCGCTACCTAAGTAACCCCTCACTCCTGAGTCCGTCCAAGGAAGGAAAAGACTTGTTCCTATACTTAGCAGTGTCCATAACTGTGATAAGCGCAACCTTGATTAGGGAAGAAAATAGGATACAACTCCCAGTGTATTACATCAGCCAGGCTTTCCAAGGAGCTAAAGTTCGATACCCACAAATAGAGAAGATCACCTTTGCCTTGATAGTGGCTTCCATAAAGCTTCATCCGTACTTTTAGGCTAACCCGATCATAGTAATGACGGATCGGCCTATTAAGAAAGCAATGAATAAACTTGAGGTTGCTGGATGAATGGTACAATAGGCCATTGAGCTTAGTTAGTTTGACATAGAGCACCGACCCCAAACGGCCATAAAAGCCCAAGCACTAGTAGACTTCATAGCTGAGTTTACCTCCCCCGAACACGAAGATAACCAAGAAGAATCAGTTCTTTGGACGATACATACAAATGGGCCATCCACTCAGAAGAGAGGAGGAGTAGGCGACGTCATCACCTCTCCAGAAGGGGACACTTTGAAATATGGAGTTCAACTTAACTTCCCTGCAACCAACAATGAAGCAGAGTGCAAGGCAATATTGACAGGGCTAAGGATTACCCAGGCACTAGGAGCCAAAATTGCCGTACTGAAGGGCGATTCGTAGCTCATCATAGGGATGGTCAACGGAGAATTCGAAGCAAAGGAATTGAGGATGCAAAGATATCTAAAATTGACAAACCAGTTAATTGGCAGGTTTGACCGGGTAAAATTTGCTCAAATCCCATGGGATCAAAATGCTGAAGCTGAGTATATTAAGTTATAAAAACCTATttcactcttcttctttttttttctctcttctatcATGAGCAACACCTCTTTCGTCTTTTCCTTGTGTTTATTCTTGAACTCAAGACTCATCTTCTCTCATCGTTCCGCCTCTCTCAGCTTTTGCTCTTGCTCATTCTCTTCACCATAAGAAAACATGTGATCAATAATGGTAGTATGATGGTTAGAAACACCAATTCGTTGGTGGTCACAAAAGTCACTATTCTGGTGGTTTGGCCACTGGTGTTGGCAATACGGTGGGCAACGATACCGATCCGACGGCATTTGTCGGAGCCACTATTTCAACAATCCACCCACTAGTGAAGGGGGTACAATGGTTGGAGACATCAATTCGCTGGCAGTGGCCAAAGCCACTATTTTGGCAGTATAGTGGGTGGCAAGACCAATCTAATAACGTTCGTCGAAGCCATTATTTCGATGGTTCGGCCATCGGACCTCCAGTATAGGCGGCTCCACTGGCCAAGCCACCAATGTTGGTAGTTTACTTAAAATATAtgcttaaattaaaaaactatgaccattagagaaaaaaataaaaaattaaggaagaatgaatattttattgaaatatcttCTATAATAGATAAACTAATGTGGATGTTTTGGAAAAGcgtttgtgtaaaatagaaaaaatagattcttatgctaaaatagatggaaatattttacatggactgatgcaattgctcttagattagattagattagtAATAGTAAACCTCCATCACAAAATTTCGAATAGGGAATTAACTACCAAGTTGGATTTGCTAATAACTAGAAGATAATTATCTAAGCTGACTTGTTGCTTGTATGATATTTTTTCCCTAACAACTAAGAAATCAGGCTTGGCGAGTATCACTTTCACTTCATAGTTTTTACTTATTGTATTTAGAGCTCgtatatattatatgtgtgggtgcattttttattttttatttttaatttgataaaatttgatttttttcaagTGAAAGAAATTAACTcgtgacatttttatttttggaattaaaCTCGTGGCATGTTGAGTAGTGGATTAACATTAGTTAACATATAGAGGGGAAGCATAAAGTAGAAAAATTATGCAagacatttttatttaaaacgtTAATGGCAGCCGTATGGTTAAAATTAGGAAGtttgtttcttttgaaattttttataaaaaaaaaaattgggagtaATTTTAATGAGTCAAAGTCAATGAAGTAAAGACAGTACTCTGTCTCCTCTCTTACATATATCAATTAATCAGAGAAGTTTCCACAACGTTCTGGACTGGTGTAGAGTCTACCTACGATATATGCGAACCTCCTGGAAGCTACCTGCTATGCTAATGCTATATCCATCTAGAACTTTCcctccatttttcttcttcttcttcttcacctatAAAAATGCCATCACCACCACTTCCTCTTTCAAACCCAATTCAATTGTCTAGCTCGAAAACACATTTTAGCATCCTTCTCTTTTTCaatcaagaaatttaaaaaaatggatttgAGAATCATGGGTTTGGAATCATCACCACTGTTGTCAACCCTGCAGCAGATGATGGAGCTGAGCGACGACAAGTCTTCTTCGGCATCCTTGAACGGCCCAGGTCACACGTACGTCCGCGACGCGAAGGCGATGGCGACCACACCGGCAGACGTGAAGGAGTACCCCAACTCGTACGTGTTCGTGGTGGACATGCCTGGGTTGAAGTCTGGGGACATTAAGGTGCAGGTGGAGGACGACAATGTGCTTTTGATAAGTGGCGAGAGGAAGAGggaggaagagaaagaagggACCAAGTACTTGAGGATGGAGAGGAGGATCGGCAAGCTCATGAGGAAGTTTGTGCTCCCTGACAATGCCAACACAAATGCTATCTCTGCTGTGTGCCAGGATGGTGTGCTCACTGTTACTGTGAACAAGTTGCCACCTCCAGAACCCAAGAAGCCCAAGACTATCGAGGTTAAGATTGCTTAATTACCATAATGGGACTTCTCTTTGTCCATCTATCATATCATATGGGAATAAATCAATCCAGTCTTTTTTTCCTTGCTTGCTTTTGTTTAGGCGTACGTGTGTGTTTTGTTGTTATGCTTGCATTTGTGCTTACATTATGTTGTTAGGAAAGTATGAAGCATCTATGCTatgttatcttcttcttttcttttggctgAAATATGTTATGTTATCTTCTTGTAATGAGAACTACAAGACTTTTTCAGCAACTTGGAGCTTTTCtggacttttttattatttaatttctctGAAGAGCTATACATCTTCACAATGGAACTGCCGAACCCCACATGGGTTAGTATGACTTGAAATTCTAATCAACAAGTGAAGGAACCCAGTTTTAAAACTAAGAGCAAcataataaaatcttaaatccCTTAAGTGCCAAAGCTAATATTCTCGCTCAGCACAATCACAGCAGATTTGCAGAAGCAAATGAGTACTACAAATTCAGGAAGCGGGGCTCCGTGCATCAAAAAATTCTCTGGTATAGAAATTCATATTAGCTGTCTGCTACTATACCTCAGATCTTTAGAACAGATAATTAAACCAAAATCTTGGAGGATcattttcaaatctcaaaagCAATCAGTAGTCATTGGTCTATACGAGCCACCAGTATTGAAGTTGTCTCTTTTTCGCCTACTCTGTTTTGCATGCAACCACATCAGAAACAATTTAGTATGGGCAAAGTTTATTACAATTCTTTTCTTCCCACTTCTAAATCTACCGGTGCAGCTGTCTCTGGCAAGAGATTTGGAATTATTTCTGCAGGTTGCTTGCTTTTCGGAGTGATTTTTGTCGTCTCTCTTTGTAAATAAGGCAATGAAAAAGCCTTCTCCATCCTCAACAGGATCGGTTCGCAAAAGATGTTGAACTGCAAACATAAGAACCAAGCAGTATAAAGATATTGGCCAGAGGTGGTGTAATTTCTGCGTTCTACCAAACACATTATCAGATTTCATTTTCTGGATAGAAGTCAGCTTATTATAGGGCATTAATATGTCATCTAAGTGAACAAATTGGTATTAAAACAGAACAGCACTTACAGCCTTCAAAAACTGGGAGACCACGGCGCTGCCATTGGGGGAAGGGAGTAGCCAGTTGAAAACCATATGATGCAGCAAGAGGAAGAACAGATTTTACGACATCTTCATTTTCAATTTGGTGTATGGAACATGTGCTGTAAACCACTCTCTCAACTGCAGGAACTGCCAGCAGAATAATCGTATTGTAAAACATTTAGAGTATTGTAAAACATGCGTCAAACAGCATAATTGTGCGGGagggaaaagaagaaacaaagaatattGTTTCATGATCTAGCAGATTTACAAGAATTAATGCTTGTTTACTGATTAAGAGGTCAAATCTCAGGGCTAAGACTTCGTGAGAAAGCAATTTTGTTACGAAAACCAGACAGTCCCGACATTTATTTGGAAGAGTATGTGTAGTGACCTAATGGAGCATATGCAGTGGCCTAATTACAAAACTTTGGGAAAGGAGAGCAAAGATATAAGCTTTGAGTGAAACTTACAAGATAATGCATGCATGAGCACTTTTCTCTGAAAAGCCGCAAGCTTGTTCAATCTTTCAGTGTCAGTAACACCAGCTGCATGACCTGCAGATTTAAATTTGGAGTTATGATTAAAAATAAAGGATAGCAGCGCGCTCCATAGTTTTAACAACTGGATCAACCTGATCAGTTCGACCGGATTAAATGCAAACCGGGACTATATTAGACTCATCCACATTCAATAGCAAAAGTAGATAAAAAAACGATCACAACTGGTCAAGCTGGTGGTTCAACCACCAGAATCAGTTTTGATCATATAAGAAAACATAACAGAATAATAGATTATCTTTGAAAATGTAAATATcacttattttaaaatcattattaCCACATATAGGATATATTGACACATTTAACAAATCAATTATATGAATGAATAACTAAAGCTGTAAAAAgtcatttaaatattaaaaaaaccaaatttccatttttttttattgataagttaCACAAGCACCCCATTGAGTTTAGAACCTATGACCTCATCTTTCAtctattcttataaaataacaaagtgccatttgagctagattCCATTGGTCAAAtttccaattaatttttttttagatgaacaaaatttccattttctaaaaaaatttaaacagaAATAGCAAGTTTATCTAACAGTACATCCCAATTGATTGGACAAAGTTTCCAAAAAGTTTTCCTGTTCAAAGTCTTAACTATTACAATGATGATTCTAACAGCCAACTATTAGCACCTTACATTTATCTTTTTGGATTAGTAAATGGATCTTTAAATCACCTAAGCTAAAATGAGTCCAAAAGAGTTCATACATCACACAATCAAAAAATCCAAAGAGGCTAATAAAAGTACCTGCAGCATTAGATGGGAGCAGATGGTCCAATCTCACAGAGGCTGTCCCAGAACCAGAGCATGAAGGATCCAAAAGAATTGCACGGACCTACAATGTTGAATTGCTTGTCAGCAGAAACATAAATAGAAGATAGTGTGATTTTGTAGATGCAGTAAAGGGACTTTTGGGAAATTTCAGAACAAAATCTGGCCAaaatttttttagtcaaaaCCAAGTTGAGCATTAGAGGTGAAAACCAACTTATTGGTGGTTAACAAAAGCAGCAATATAGGTAGTAACTTTGTCAGAGTCCAAGCCTGCTGTTTACAGAAGCATAAACCAACCAGATGCCAAGATGTCaccctaaaatttcaaaaaccagCCAGAGCTTTTGTTGATGATACAAACTTCAATTAAGAGACCGGATTAGGTTCAAGTTTCAGTTATGACCAAGAATTCAAACAACTAAAGGTGAAGACCTCCCCTACCCCCCCTTTTTTTGATATGTGACATTCACAATAGGTCATGTGGAACCTAAAGACCATAACTGTGAAGACACAGTACATTATACTTTACCTTGGAAAAAGACGAATCATTTGGATTGCAGTTTAAGAAATCTCCATGCAGAACTTCTATATCTAAAATCCAGGTTAAGGAATAGCATTTTGTGCTTAGATGAGTGGAAATGGATGAGAAactgaccccaaaaaaaaaaaaaagcttctaaACATAATAGAATAATAGATTAAAAATGAATCACAATGATAACGAATAGACATAACAGTTGGTAGGATTGCTTAttgttcaacaattttgaaacagaaaagaaatatcaaataaataaaacaaaatagaatgGTACTTAAAAGATGAGAAAGATCATAAAAGGATACTAGAGGCACCAGAGAGTTTAATGGTCTCTTTTAGACGTATAACCCTTTCCTTATTCAGCTCACATGCTATAATCTTCCCCTTTCCTCTCATAAGAGCGGCAAGGTGGACAGTTTTGTTTCCAGGGGCTGAGCATGCATCAAGAACcttcaaagaaaatataattgagCACTGACTAAACCATCACATCAATAATAAAACAAGATGTCTCATTTTCTCAACCTCACTGGCTAAAGCATGTATAGCAGTGCAGGTGTATAGAAAATGGTGAAAACTACTTCTCAAACAGTTATTTGCCATACAAGTGTTAGTTTTCTGGTTTTCACAAGCATCTTcctatataaatatttaattcatGCACATATTATTCAAGTAAAAAAGGCATACCAAACTAAAACCACAAGGAGggataaaaacaaaattccacATGCATTAAAAGTTGAAAATCATGCTTCAGAATCCAAAATAAGCTAATCTCCACTCACtgactttctttaaaaaaacaaaaacttatgcAAATGACTAGTATTAACTGATATACTCTAAATGGTAaacttgtttctttcttttcattctttttcaaGGTGAGCAACACACTTGTTTTCAGATCATGTCCTTATGTATTTCATGGCTTCtcaattgaaaaggaaaaagagaaaaaaaaatgcagaagaAAATTGAAGTTGTGGATTCCTAACTTGAATGTAAACAGTCAACGATGGATTCCATCAACATATCAAAACCAAAGCAAGAGAGAGATAAGATAAGTCGATACCTTGAGTGAAAAACTCAATCATCATTCACCAATATAAATGAGAAGCATTACTCACCTCCCATCCTGGTTTAGGATCAAGAGCTGCTGCCACCATAGAACTTGCCTTCCCCTGTGCAAAAAGATCGcaatttcagtaaaaaaatgttaaattagaACCGCTGCCCAAGTCATGGAAATTTTTTCAGGGGTAAGGAAGCGTGATACTTATTTTTCCATGAAATAAGAATCCAAATCACATGAagttgcttttgatttttaatttttaattttttttttgtaaatcttAATACCAGACTTGAACAAACTCTTACTTGCATAAATACACTTCCATTCGTGACCAGAGGATGATTATGCAAGTCAGTACTTGGTGGGAGTATCAACAAGTCAGGAACCATGTTATCCTTTTCAACCTGTTTAACACACAAATCATAAATGATGAAGAAAAGCAACACACAGTCAAACTCTAAAAAGATAATTATCCAagcaattaaaacaaaacatatattATTGCATCAAAAACATAGTAATTGTTGAATAAGTAAGGCCATCATGGTTACTAGCAAACAATTTTGGAGTTGATTGTATCCTGTGTTGTTTCTTCAGTTTTAACTGTAACATTGGTTCACAATACATCATAATCCATGAATGTAAAGATTGGAAAAAGTACCATGTTTTGTTGCCCTAATTCAAGTAAGGCTGAATCAACATCCATTTTCAGAGTATTGACACGAACATAACGAGGCTTTGAAACTTCTGCATCATAAATTAGCAAACCTggtttagaaatatattttttacaagtAGTGCAATCAGTAATATGGCATCTGAGTGGCTAAAATGAAACAGACAGATAACTGATTAAGTGGCATAACAAGTTGACGTGAAGCTGGAGCATGAGATAAGATCAAACCAGTAAAACACATGCTtaactcaaaacataaaatgaaGTATATCAGGGACAGGGACACGCACACACCGGGAATTCGATAAAGATCCACCAAATCTTGAGGGGTCTTCACATTTTTCTTAACTAACAGGCGTGCTAGAGCTGTTTGTAGAGCATCTTTGCGGTGCATCAGAAACTTCTCGGCATCCCCAACTAATGAAACTGCCTGGGCGAGAAGAGTTGGCACAAATataagatgatgatgatgatgatgatgcacatttgtttgtttgatgattTGTTGATCTACTATAATAACTTGACTGAACCAGacttaaaacatatatatatatatatatatatatatatatatatatatatatttatatttagcatttaatttaatagctgaataaaagtgctaaaaataGAGTACGGACATAAAATGTAGCATCATAGACTATGGATTTATCTCTAAtgtattgttttgtttgttatCTTCTCGTGTCCTATTGCTATTGAATTCAATGGGAGTatgagtgagagtgagagtgtacCTGGCCAAAAAGAATGTCATATGTGATAATGTAAATTAAGTCCTGTTGCCTCTGCAACACCAAACAGTAAAGTAAATTAGcgagatgagatgagatgagatgatagaacatataataattattatttgaacTGATACCACCTTCCATTTGGCGTTGAGAATGGTAGCAGCATCCAAAACATCCTTAATAATAGGAAGatctgaaaaaataaaaaataatgatgttcAATTCCAAGGAATTAGGAAGTTGAGAAAGAAAGGATgaacaaaacaaataacaatagATACGCTTGAGTGTTTGGCAGACGAGAGCGAAGGTGGCCTTCTTGTTCCTGATACAAGGCCTATATATCAGAGATTTTATGGACCCCACTGCTTGCCGACGAGCATCGCCTTCGAGGACACTTCCTAATACCTTCGCTGCCTCTCTCCTTGCGAAGTACGCCGACCGCTCCCCGTTGCTCTTCCATCGCCCTACCGCCTCCGCCACCATCTCTTCACTGCCTTTTGGGGTTTTGGGCTTGCTTGCTTTGCTTTTCCCTTTAATTCCCAAACGACGACGTTCCTCTTTTACGCTTCATACCAATCCAATTGGcatcccaaaaacaaaaaaaacaaaaaaaaagagagagaataacatgtcctatatcatttttttaatttttgtgtcaccAAAGTTATCTATACTGTTATTTAAGCGGCTATCCCTGTttggattagatttttttttttgttccaaaatacctcTATACTcttaggtttaagtagagacagaaCTAAAGGATAGTTTAGTAAAATATATGTCTAATTTGCACTAAAAGATTgcctacaaaatataaatattcttCCACGAACctacttcttcaaagtaactatatgtttattttttttttaaatagaaaaaaaagttaaatactccacatttatccaaaaacaaatctaaatatcttatcaaaaaaattttaaatatataaaaaaaataaaactaaagaataatctggattttttattttttatttctaaaatatctaagtaaaaacaaaactaaaggacagtCCAATAAAAATACAACCTTAACTtctactaaaatattgcctaaaaaataaggtcactttcctattaattttcaaatttatttattcacttataaattagattctcaaaataaaaattatatatataataaaaaacatagtttttttttttttttttttgctactaccactaaaaaaaaagcctcatttcACGCACGAAGCGCGTGGGATGAGGCTAGTTTCTTATTACTATTCAGTAATCCGTGCCGGAATTAAAAAGGATTtattttagggtaaattacgTATTTGGTCCTTATCTTATATATCATATTTAATTTGATCCATAACCTtttaattgtatcaatttggtccctaacctttctttaccgtgtcaatttaatccttacaattatcttttggatgaaaattaatgacatgtctaatggccaaaataaaaaattagtttctattgatgtgataataaactaaaattttattttagctatttgctatgtaaacaattttcatctaatatataatggcaaaaactaaattgacacgacattaaaaggttaaggaccaaattgacacaattgaaaggttaaggaccaaattgaaatatggtgtaaaagttagggactaaatatgtagtttacccatttattttatttaaaggtccatgatttgattttaaaaaacaaacgtataacttgaaaatgaatgaaactaaataattttttgtttaatataatagtttagaaaaattatttttctttcatatcattAGTTTCACATAACACATCTCAACATAGGCTATTATATGGTGATGACTTCATACAATACTCAATTGTAATTAAATATACTATCCACTGTCAATCTAATTTATGTTATCTTGATAGTAGATCAACAAATTACATTCTCATGTCTTCCATCATTTAGAATGTAATTGAAGTAATGATGGTATgtaatgtataaattttattcttttatactataaaattattaaaataaaatctaatgttatggaaattttttgaaataaaattttaaatttcttaaaacttagtCAATAGAGATTCTATTTTACCTAAAAGTGAATTATCACAATTAATgagaatttaatcatttttagcAAAGAAAAGataactgtggggagtaaaaggactcaagcaggcatttgggcctttgggctctaacaAAGAGGGCCAACCTGTTCTTGATAAAAAGCCTGTTAAAAACTACAAATCGGCCCATTCGCCGAGGGTTCGAGGATACATCCGAGgatgagtttctcctcggatagacccaagagagctcggagattcactatgaaggtcaaggcagaattccggaaagactgttggttaaaaagGGGAACCCCTGAACCTTTTAGATACatcggtgttagaaaaatatcgtaggcaaaggctgccacctccacattaaagaccccgcacctacctccctggccgcattaatggggaagtgacccctgaacagtagaactgaaacttctggttactattcaaagcactaagagaagaaatatcttgGGAAGAGGAGATTTGAGCGACAGGTGGATAAAACACCAagggaagaagtatttaaagggggagaaggccaaaaaaaaagggatcgGGGagttaccaaaaaagaaatcaagaattgtaatcttttaaagagaaagagaaataatatagaagTGGTCCTTGACTCACGTCCAAGGAGGTCCCTTTGCGAATATCATCTTTTATTTACAAGTA
This genomic stretch from Castanea sativa cultivar Marrone di Chiusa Pesio chromosome 1, ASM4071231v1 harbors:
- the LOC142614302 gene encoding 17.3 kDa class II heat shock protein-like codes for the protein MDLRIMGLESSPLLSTLQQMMELSDDKSSSASLNGPGHTYVRDAKAMATTPADVKEYPNSYVFVVDMPGLKSGDIKVQVEDDNVLLISGERKREEEKEGTKYLRMERRIGKLMRKFVLPDNANTNAISAVCQDGVLTVTVNKLPPPEPKKPKTIEVKIA
- the LOC142614288 gene encoding 25S rRNA (cytosine-C(5))-methyltransferase NSUN5 isoform X2, which translates into the protein MVAEAVGRWKSNGERSAYFARREAAKVLGSVLEGDARRQAVGSIKSLIYRPCIRNKKATFALVCQTLKHLPIIKDVLDAATILNAKWKRQQDLIYIITYDILFGQAVSLVGDAEKFLMHRKDALQTALARLLVKKNVKTPQDLVDLYRIPEVSKPRYVRVNTLKMDVDSALLELGQQNMVEKDNMVPDLLILPPSTDLHNHPLVTNGSVFMQGKASSMVAAALDPKPGWEVLDACSAPGNKTVHLAALMRGKGKIIACELNKERVIRLKETIKLSGASNIEVLHGDFLNCNPNDSSFSKVRAILLDPSCSGSGTASVRLDHLLPSNAAGHAAGVTDTERLNKLAAFQRKVLMHALSFPAVERVVYSTCSIHQIENEDVVKSVLPLAASYGFQLATPFPQWQRRGLPVFEGFQHLLRTDPVEDGEGFFIALFTKRDDKNHSEKQATCRNNSKSLARDSCTGRFRSGKKRIVINFAHTKLFLMWLHAKQSRRKRDNFNTGGSYRPMTTDCF
- the LOC142614288 gene encoding 25S rRNA (cytosine-C(5))-methyltransferase NSUN5 isoform X1, with product MVAEAVGRWKSNGERSAYFARREAAKVLGSVLEGDARRQAVGSIKSLIYRPCIRNKKATFALVCQTLKHLPIIKDVLDAATILNAKWKVRQQDLIYIITYDILFGQAVSLVGDAEKFLMHRKDALQTALARLLVKKNVKTPQDLVDLYRIPEVSKPRYVRVNTLKMDVDSALLELGQQNMVEKDNMVPDLLILPPSTDLHNHPLVTNGSVFMQGKASSMVAAALDPKPGWEVLDACSAPGNKTVHLAALMRGKGKIIACELNKERVIRLKETIKLSGASNIEVLHGDFLNCNPNDSSFSKVRAILLDPSCSGSGTASVRLDHLLPSNAAGHAAGVTDTERLNKLAAFQRKVLMHALSFPAVERVVYSTCSIHQIENEDVVKSVLPLAASYGFQLATPFPQWQRRGLPVFEGFQHLLRTDPVEDGEGFFIALFTKRDDKNHSEKQATCRNNSKSLARDSCTGRFRSGKKRIVINFAHTKLFLMWLHAKQSRRKRDNFNTGGSYRPMTTDCF